The proteins below are encoded in one region of Chiloscyllium plagiosum isolate BGI_BamShark_2017 chromosome 7, ASM401019v2, whole genome shotgun sequence:
- the LOC122551312 gene encoding gamma-crystallin S-1-like, with the protein MGKIIFYEDRNFQGRHYECSSDCADLSPYFSRCNSIRVESDWWVLYEKPNYMGYQYVLTRGEYPDYQRWMGFNDCVRSCRSHPYYRGGSYRTRIYERPDFGGQMMEFMDDCPSVYDRFRYRDIHSCHVMNGYWIFYEHPNYRGRQYFMRPGEYRRYSDWGGYSSTIGSFRRMRDF; encoded by the exons ATGGGAAAG ATCATCTTTTACGAGGACAGGAACTTCCAGGGGCGGCACTATGAGTGCAGCAGTGACTGTGCCGACCTGTCCCCTTACTTCAGCCGCTGTAACTCCATCCGTGTTGAGAGTGACTGGTGGGTGCTGTATGAGAAACCCAATTACATGGGATACCAGTATGTTCTGACCAGGGGAGAGTATCCTGACTACCAGCGCTGGATGGGATTCAATGACTGTGTCAGGTCATGTCGCTCCCACCCATAC TACCGAGGAGGCTCCTACAGAACGAGGATTTATGAGAGGCCTGACTTTGGagggcagatgatggaattcatGGATGACTGTCCATCTGTCTATGATCGTTTCCGTTACCGTGACATCCACTCCTGCCATGTGATGAACGGTTACTGGATCTTCTATGAACATCCCAACTACAGAGGGCGACAGTACTTCATGAGACCTGGTGAATACAGGAGATACAGTGACTGGGGAGGCTACAGCTCAACTATCGGATCTTTCAGGCGAATGAGGGATTTCTAG